In Propionispora hippei DSM 15287, the DNA window AAGGAGCGCCTGAAGGGCAAGCGGGTTTGCCTGTGGCCCGGCGGATCGAAGCTTTGGCACTGGGCTCATGTTATCCATGCGGAAATGGGCGTTGATGTTGTTTCGGTTTACACCAAGTTCGGCCATCAGGGCGATATGGAAAAAGGCATTGCCCGTTGCGAAGAAGGGGCTTTGGCTATTGACGATCCAAACGAGCTGGAAGGCCTGGAGGCTATGTATAACTTAAAGCCTGACGTGATTTTTACCGGCAAACGGCCCGGCGAGGTAGCGAAGAAGATTCGTGTTCCCTATCTGAATGCCCATGCCTATCATAACGGTCCATATAAAGGCTTTGAGGGATGGGTGCGGTTTGCCCGCGACATCTATAATGCTATTTATTCGCCGATACACAAGCTTGCTTATCTGGATATCAGCAAGGATGAGATTGCCACAGATAAGGGATTTGAAACCCGGCAAATGCTTTCCGATACCAATTTGAGTCCGGAAATAACTGATTCAACTGATCTGCGCCAATATACCGGGAAGTTTGACAGCGTCTCCGACCTACGGAGCAAGACCTATTTCAGCTTCCCGCCGGCGCAACCAAAACTTTCAGTGGTATAAGGGAGGTGCCGATCGATGGATGATGTTATGCGTGATCGAATTGAACAGTTGGTTGATTATATTATGAAGAATTGCCTGTGGCAGTTTCATTCCCGGGCCTGGGACCGGGAAAAGCAAAATGAGGGGATTCTTACCAAAACGATGCAGATTTTATGTGACGAACCGGTTGAGAAGGAAACTCCTCAGGATAAATGCTACTGGGTTGATGCCGTCATTTTGGCTGAAGCTTACCGGCAGCGGTATGAGTGGATTCATGCCATGGATAAGGCTGAATTAAAACTGCTTATGCAGGGGCTGAAGGAGCGGATGGATTATCTGACGATTACCGGGTCGCTTAATGAAGAGCTAACCGTACCTCTCTATTAGGAAGGATGATATTATGGCTTGCGAATTAAAAGAAAAAGAGCGTGCTGGAATTATCAACCCCATATTTACCTGCCAGCCCTGCGGTTCCCAGTTTGTCAGCATCGGAATCAAGGATTGCATTGGCATTGTGCATGGCGGTCAAGGTTGCGTTATGTTTGTCCGATTGCTTTTCTCGCAGCATTTTAAGGAAAGCTTTGAAATTGCATCTTCTTCTGTGCATGAGGACGGCGCCGTATTCGGGGCGCTGAACCGGGTGGAGCAGGCGGTTGACGTGCTGTTGATGCGGTATCCTCATGTGAAGGTTGTGCCAATTATAACCACTTGCTCGACAGAAGTCATCGGTGACGATATTGACGGGGTTATTACTAAACTCAATAATGGACTGTTAAAAGAAAAATATCCCGGCCGGGAAGTATATTTAATCCCCATTCATGCACCAAGCTTCAAGGGAAGCATGGTCACCGGGTATGATGCGGCCGTAAAGGATGTGGTCAGCTATTTTGCCAAGAAGGGCGAGTCGAACGGGAAACTGAACTTGATTACCGGCTGGGTTAATCCCGGTGATGTAACCGAACTGAAACATTTGCTGGCGGCCATGGAAGTTGATACAACCGTTCTTTTTGAAATTGAAAGTTTCGACTCTCCGTTAATGCCTGACGGAAACCATGTCTCTCATGGCAATACCACCATTGAAGACTTAAAAGGAACGGCTAACGCGTTAGGCACGATCGCCCTGAACCGCTATGAGGGAGGGCAGGCTGCGGAATACCTGGAAAGCGAATTTGACGTACCGGCCATTATCGGCCCTACGCCGATTGGAATTCGCAATACCGATTCGTTTTTGCAGAAGGTAAAAAGCCTGACCGGTAAATCAATACCGCCTTCCTTGGTCAAAGAGCGAGGCATTGCTATTGACGCTATCACCGATGTGGCCCATTTATTTCTGGCCGATAAAAAGGTTGCCATTTATGGAAATCCCGATCTCGTGATCGGTCTGGCCGAGTTCTGTCTTGATCTGGGAATGAAGCCTATGCTGCTGCTGCTTGGTGATGATCGTAAGGACTATCCCCTGGATCCCCGCATTAAAGCGCTCCAGGAAAATGTAGATTACGATATGGAGATTATCACTAATGCGGATTTGTGGGAATTGGAAAACCGGATAAAAAATGAAGGGCTTGAGCTGGATTTGATTCTGGGCCACTCCAAGGGCCGGTTTACCTCGATTGATAACAATATACCCATGGTAAGAGTCGGTTTTCCCACTTATGACCGTGCCGGCTTGCACCGGTACCCCGTAGTCGGTTATGCCGGAGCCATGTGGCTGGCCGAGGCTATGGCCAATACCCTGTTTACTGATATGGAGTATAAAAAGAGTAAAGAATGGATGCTGAATGTTTGGTAAAAAATTAGGCAGCGGTACCGTCAAAAACAACAAAAGTGCAGAAATCCAACAGTAACCTGCATACTGCCGGTTTGACTGAAAACCGGCAGTATGTAAGGAGAAAAGAGGCTGGTCATATGATGGACATAAGCGAGATCGATGTGGCGGCGTTTGAGGAAAACTACCGCAGCAGCAGGATGTATCATTTTCGGGCCCGACAGTTTCTGGAAGAAGGCCAGCAAGCCAGTGTGGTCTTTAACGTGGCCTCGGTTGCGCTGGAAAACTATCTGATTGCCTTATGCCTGCTGTATGGGATTGAGCCGGAAAATCATAACTATATTTGCTTGATGGAGGCCGTCGAAGCGATAGACTGTCTGGTTGTTTCACCGGAACTAAATCAGTCGATCCGGTCGCTGGACCAGATTTTTGGTATCTGTTCGCTGGAAAATTATTTTCACGGCGCACCGGAGGTAACTGATATGGTGAAAGTGTTAGAGCTGTGTGAAGCCGTGGCGGAACTGTTCGATCCGATAAGGATCGGTGACGTACGGCGTTTTGCCCAGCAGCAGAAGGAAAGCTGCCCGACTTGACCGAATAAGGCCGATAAAAGTATATTTGATAGGACCAGAAGGGGGTTGCCATGAGAATTCATTATTTGCAGCATGTTCCTTTTGAGAACCCGGCCATGCTTGTCACCTGGGCGTATGAACGAGGACACCGGCTTTCGGGTACGCACCTGTATAATTTTGAGGCGGTGCCTGAACCGGACCAGTTTGACTGGCTGGTGATTATGGGCGGTCCGATGAATATTTACGAAGAAGAGCAATACCCCTGGCTGGGTTATGAGAAGGACTGCATCCGAAAGGCCATTGAGCAAGAGAAAGTAGTCCTGGGTATTTGCCTGGGGGCGCAGCTCATAGCCGATGTATTGGGCGGTAAAGTTACGAAGAATCCAGTGGCCGAGATCGGCTGGCTGCCGGTTACCCTGCACAAAGAAAAAATCCAGGAAAAATTTTTTGACGGGTTTCCGGAAAGCTTTCCCGTTTTTCAATGGCATAACGACACTTTCAGTATGCTCGGCGAGGAGGCTGTCTGCATCGCCTCCAGCGAGGGCTGCCCTCATCAAGCTTTTATGTACCGGGATCGGGTTTTTGGCTTCCAGTTTCATCTGGAAAGTACGGCCGCCAGCATCAACTCATTACTTTATCATTGTGCTGACGAACTGCGGCCGGGACCTTATGTGCAGACTGCTCAAGCCATCCGGGAGAATATGGGGATACTGGCGGTGGTTAATTCACTGATGACAGAATTTCTTGACCGTCTGGCCGCGTATACCGCAAGCGAGAGGTGAACAAAGATGGAGCAAATCAGCTATACCCAGCGAATTTGTCATGATCAGGAAAAAATCGAACGCTTTTTAACCGAACAGCGGGTGGGGACGCTGAGTATGTCCGATTCAAGCGGCATCCCTTATGCTTTGCCGGTGAACTATGTGTATTGGAACGGCAAGATATACATCCATGGCATGGGGAGCGGCAAGAAACATGCCGTTCTGGCCAAGCAGCCGTCAGTTTGTTTCACTGTCTTTGAAGAGTTTGGTACGGTGACCGACGCTCATCCGGCCAAATGTGATACGGCGTATTTGAGTGTGATTATCTTTGGTAAGGCTTTGCCGGTAGCGGACACAGTGGAAAAAACGGCAGCCTTGAACCGGCTGTTGGACAAATTTCTTCCCGGCTTTTTTAAGAGTCCATTGACCGGTGAATTTGTGGAGCAGTACCGGTCATCTTTCGATAACAAAACGGTTATGGTTTACGGCATCGAGGTGGCAGAACTCACCGCAAAGGAAAATCCGGTGGCCGGACAAAACCTGTTCAAGTAAAAATTCCTGTTCTGACGAAGACTGCAGTCAGCCAGGTATTATGGAAATGGAGGGGAGCATATGGAGCAGCCATGTCCGATGACCGGGCTGTCCGGTGAAGCGGTGGAACTGGCAGCCAAGACGGCTAAACATCCCTGCTATTCGTTCGAAGCGCACCAAAAGTTTGCCCGAATGCATCTGCCGGTGGCGCCGGTATGTAATATCAGCTGCAACTATTGCAACCGCAAATACGACTGTGTGAATGAAAGCCGGCCCGGCGTAACCAGCGCTGTACTGACACCGGAAGAAGCGCTGGCCAAGTTCACCAGGGTAAAGGCTGAATTACCGCAGCTCAGCGTAGTCGGTATTGCCGGACCGGGTGACGCGCTGGCTAACTGGAGAGCAGTCCGGAAAAGCATTGAACTGATTAAGGCTGCCGCACCGGATACTATCTTTTGTCTGTCGACCAATGGACTGATGCTGCCGCGCTATGCCGCAGAGATTATGGAGCTGGGTATCCGGCACGTAACGGTCACGGTAAACTGTCTGGAGCCGGCTATTGGCGCGAGCATCTATCACCACGTCCATTATCAGGGGAACTATTACGTGGGGGAAAGTGCGGCGAACATTCTGATCAACAACCAACTGACCGGCATTGAACAGTTAGCCGCCAATGGTGTTTTGGTCAAGGTCAATACTGTGATGATCAAGGCAATTAACGGCAGTCACATTCCTGAGGTCGTGAAAGCAGTAAAGGAGCGGGGCGCGGCGTTGTCCAATATCATGCCGCTTATTCCGGCGCCGGGCAGCGTGTTTAGACATTTTCCCCAGACCAGCCGCAAAGAAGTGGAAGCTTTGCGGGATCTGTGTCAGAGTGAATTGCCGCAAATGCGGCACTGTCAGCAATGCCGGGCCGATGCCATTGGCCTTTTGAATGAGGACCAGTCCTATAAATTCCGGGATGCGAAAAAGGAATTGCCCGGCAACTGTCAGTCTAAGCACGGACTTTATAAGGTGGCCGTTACGTCCCGGAACAGGAGGATGATTGATTTGCATTACGGCTATGCCGAAGCTTTTCATATTTATGAGACTGACGGCAGCCGTAGTACCTTCCTGGAAACGAGAAATGTCGCAAAGTATTGTTCCGGGAAGGCCACCTGTGAGGAAAGTGAAGCGGTGAAGGCTGTTGTAGTGCAAAGCTTTGCCGATTGCCATGCCGTACTGACCATGCGTATTGGCTATGAGGCTCAAAAACGTCTGCAGGAACGGGGCATTGCCGTGATAGAATCCTGTGCCGGTGTGGAAGAAGGCTTGCTGCATGCCTTTCAGGTACTGGAAGCTGCCCGGGCGCCCGGAATTGCCTAGGATAACACAATAAAAAAGCAGGAGGATGAGCATAGCATGATTATGATCAGAGCGATTATCAGACCTGAAAAAAGAGATGAAGTTCTGAACGAACTGGCTGCCGGGGGCTTTAATGCCGCTACCGTACTGGATGTGGTCGGCAGGGGGAAGCAGAAAGGTATTAAGCTGGCCGGCGTGGTTTATGATGAAATTCCCAAGACGATGATTATTATGGTAGTCCGCGCCGCAGACCAGGAGGCAATTGCGAATATCATTCTACAGACAGCTAAATCGGGGGATCAGGGATTGTTTGGTGACGGAAAGATTTTTGTCTCACCGGTGGAAGAGGTGTATACTATTTCCAGCGGCAAAACCGGACTATAGGGGGCGGCATTATGAAAGAAATTATTGCGGTGGTAAGGATGGGCAAGGTCAGTGCTACCAAACGGGCCCTGGTTGAAGCCGGTGTGGCCGGTTTTACCGCCTCTAAGGTGCTAGGCAGGGGCAAGCTGGTCAAGGACCCTGCGGTAATCGAAGCCCGCAAACAGGAATTGCTGGCCCTTAACAAGAGCAAGGATAAACAAGAAGCGGAACTGTTGATTGATACCTTCCTGAATGGAGTCCGGCTGTTTCCGCGGCGATTATTTAACGTCATTGCCCACGACGAGGATGTTCCCCGGATTGTGCAGGCGATTATGGCGGTAAACCGGACGGATAATCAGGTCGGTGACGGCAAAATTTTTGTCCTGCCGCTGAACGATGCTATCCGGGTACGGACCGGCGAAACAGGTGACAGCGCGATTTGGTGAAATGATTATCATTCAACCAATAGAAAAAGCCCCAAGCAACGTGGTCATACCATCGTTTGCTTGGGGCTGTATTGCTTTGGCCGCGGTTACAGTTCGGCGATGATTTCACCCATCTGAGAAATATCATAGCCACTCATGCCCATGACTTCTTTACGGAATTCATCGGACCGTAAGATGGAAAGCAAGGTTTCAAAATGCTGGGGATTGATGTCCTGCGGTAAAATAACGAGATCATACCGTTCTTTTTGCAGTGGGATAAACTCAATGTTACGGACCTGCATAGCCGCCTTTTCCGTTCCGAGGCCGACGTCGGCTTCGCCTCTGGCGACACAACTGGCAACTGCCAGATGGCTTAATTCCTCACGGGAATATCCCTGGATGTTGCGGGAATCTATATTAAGCTTACGAAGTTTTTCATCTAAAAGCACTCTGGCACCGGCACCAAGGTTGCGATTGACGAAACGAATATCGGGCCGAGTCAAATCATGCCAGTCTTTGATGTTTTTAGGATTGCCGGGAGCGATATAAAAGCCTTCGACGCGGGAGACCAAATTGACAACACAGGCTTTTTGTCCCGGTAAGTAGCGGCGTACAAAAGGCACGTTATATTCATCGCTGTCGCCGTCCCAAAGATGAGTTGTGGCAATATTAGCGGTGCGGTTGTAAAGCGAAATTAAACCGCTGATACTGCCTACATAGCGCCGCAAAAACTGCACGCCGGGAATTTGTTTTTCAAGATGGCCCGATAGTACATCGAGGATAACATCTTGTCCACAAATAATAAGGCCCGGATAGTGGGCTGGGGCAGAATGATCGGCAGGTAAGCCCTCATGGCCGGTAAATAACTCGTTGCTGCGCGATTTTCGTTTATAGTTTTCAAGATCGGCGCTTTCGATACGCATGCTGCGTCCAATGCGGTAGGCCGGCAATTCGCCGCGCTTAATCAGACTATACACGGTAAATCTCGAAATATTAAGTATTTTTGCTACTTCCTCAGGCTTGTATAAATTGCTGGACATTCGTTATACCTCCACAAACTCATGAACATATAATACCATGCTTTTAAGCCTTTTCTCAACCTATGTCGAGCTATTTCCTGCTGTTTCTTTTTCGTAACCGGTAACGGATGTACATATTATCGTATCTTGTCAAAAATATACTAAAGAAGTGACAAGGTAAAATACTTGACAATGCCGTTGCCAGTCTGTATACTTAGAAAAGTGAAAAGCCGTTCTTCCTAAAGCATGAAGGGATCGTTTCAGTATGCTGGATAAAGTGCTGCGCATGGGATTTTTATATGATTTTTATGGCGCGTTGCTGACCGAAAAGCAGCGACAGTGTCTGGAAATGCATTACCTCAGCGATTTGTCGCTGGCGGAGATGGCTGAGCAGCTTGGCGTGACCCGGCAGGCGGTACATGATATTTTGCGACGGGCTGAGCAGCTTCTGGACGAATATGAGACTAAACTTAAGCTGTTTGAGCGGTTTCAGCACGAGCAGCAGACAATCAGTCAGGTGTACGGCCTGATCAGCAGTCTGTCGGATGAAGTGAAGCAGTTGGAGCCGGTAAATCGGTCGCTACATATATTGGAACTTTTATTGGATTACGGTAAGGAGGCATAGCATGGTTTTTGAAGGCTTAGCCGATAAACTACAGCAAACATTTAAAAAACTGCGCGGCCGGGGCAAACTGACCGAGGCGGATGTGAACGAAGCCATGCGCGAGGTCCGGATGGCGCTCCTGGAAGCGGACGTAAACTTTAAGGTAGTGAAAGAGTTTATTGCCAAAATCAAAGAGCGGGCTATTGGCCAGGAAGTCATGGGCAGCCTTACACCGGTGCAGCATGTCATAAAGATTGTCAACGATGAACTGACCGAGCTGATGGGCGGGACACAAAGCCGTATCGCCATCGCCTCCCGGCCGCCGACCATTGTGATGATGGTGGGCTTGCAGGGGGCCGGTAAAACGACGACGGTTGCCAAACTGGCTAATTTGCTGGTCAAGAAGCAAAGCAAGCGCCCATTGTTGGTTGCGGCGGATATTTACCGTCCGGCAGCCATCAAGCAATTGCAGGTGCTGGGTGAACAGCTTGATGTTCCGGTGTATGCCGCTGAACCGGGCACGAAACCCGTGGACATCGCTAAACAGGCACTGGAGTACGCCTTGGCCCATACTCGGGACATGGTGCTCATTGATACGGCCGGCCGGTTGCATATTAACGAAGAACTGATGCAAGAACTGAAAGATATCAAGCGCGAGGTCAAACCCCATGAAATCCTGCTGGTGGTTGATGCCATGACCGGTCAGGATGCCGTTACGGTGGCCGAGTCCTTCAACAATGAACTGGGCGTTGACGGTGTGATTCTGACCAAGCTTGACGGCGATGCCCGCGGCGGGGCAGCTTTATCAGTCCGGGCGGTGACCGGACGGCCGATTAAGTTTGCCGGCATGGGCGAAAAGCTGGATGCCTTGGAAACTTTCCATCCTGACCGGATGGCGTCCCGGATTCTCGGCATGGGCGATGTGTTGAGCCTGATCGAAAAAGCGCAGAGCGCCATTGATCTGGAGCAGGCTCAGGCAATGGAAAAGAAGCTGCGCAAGGAAGAATTCACGCTGGACGATTTTCTCGAGCAGCTGCAGCAGGTGCGCAAGCTCGGCTCCTTTGAGCAGATACTGAGCATGCTGCCCGGTATGGGGAATTTGAAAAAGCTGCAGGATATTGAGTTTGACGAAAAAGAACTGGTCCATGTAGAGGCGATTATCCGCTCGATGACCAAAAAGGAACGACGTTCGCCGGACATCATCAACGGCAGCCGCCGCAAGCGCATTGCCCTGGGCAGCGGGACGCGGGTACAGGATGTAAACCGGCTGCTAAAACAGTTTACCGAGGCGAGGAAGATGATGAAACGGTTTCAGGAAATGCAAAAGGGTGCAAAAAAGGGACTGGGCTTTAAGCTTCCCTTTATGCGCTAATATATGTATACAGTGAGTATCCAAGCTTCGGATACTCTATAAAGGAGGTGAATGGAAATGGCGGTTAAAATTCGTTTGAAACGTATGGGTGCTAAAAAGAACCCGTTCTATCGCGTTGTTGTGGCTGACTCTCGCTCGCCGCGTGATGGCCGGTTTATTGAAACTCTGGGACATTATGACTCTACGGTTGAACCGGCAGTCATTAAAGTGGATGAGGAAAAAGCAATTAGCTGGCTGCAACAGGGTGCTCAACCTACCGACACGGTAAAAAGCTTGTTCAAAGCGGTTGGCATCATGAAAAAATGGGATGAAATAAAGCGTGCTAAGAAAGAGGCTTGATAACTATGAAGGATCTCGTTGAAGTTATCGCCAAAGCTTTAGTGAAAAATCCGGAACAGGTTGCTGTGACGGAGTTGGCTGAAGCGACCGGCACTGTTTATGAACTCAGGGTAGCTCCGGAAGACATGGGTAAAGTCATTGGTAAACAGGGTCGCATAGCTAAAGCACTACGCACCGTAGTAAAAGCTGCTGCCACTCGCGAAAATAAAAAAGTAACAGTGGAAATTATTTAGAAAATAAATAATCAGGAGTTTTGTTGTGAAAGGTTCAACTGTCAAATGCTTTGGCAGATGGGCCTTTTGCAATAAAAGAGAGGCCTGTTCTGAGACTGGTTGTGGATTGTTTTAGAACAGGGCTAAAGAAAGGTGGATTAACGGAATGGAAAATATGAGCTTGAAATGCCCTGTCACGATCAAAGCCAAAGTAACGGAAACTCTCAAACAGCGTTTGGCAGCAGAAATTCAGGAAAATATTAAAAAAGTGGACATGGAATTGCAACAACTGGAGTTTCATGCCAAGCGGGCGCTGGCCGATCAGGCTAAGCAGGATATGCAGGGATTGACCGCCATTCGTCAGCAGATTGATGCGGAACGGCAAAAGCGTCTTGAATTTAAAAACCATATGATGGAAAAGCTAAAGGAAACGGCCCAATTGGAACTGGGGGCGGAAATTGCCCAAGGGACGTTGGAGAGAACCGTGTCAGTTGGCATCGGTGATGACTTGCATAAAATACTTGGTGAGGAAATCCTGATTGAAGACGGGATCGTTATCGCCTTCCGCAGGTAGGAAGAAAAAGCATGGCAGAAAAGTTGATTTCCATAGGAAAGATTACTGCCCCGCATGGTGTGCGGGGTGAAGTGCGTGTCATACCGGACACCGACTTTCCAGAGCGGTTTGAACAGATGAAGACCATCCGGCTGGATGACGGCAGTGTATGGCCGGTGCTTGGGGTCAAATACCATAAGCATTTTGTACTGCTTACCTTAAAAGGTATTGACAGCAAGAATGCT includes these proteins:
- the anfG gene encoding Fe-only nitrogenase subunit delta, with protein sequence MDDVMRDRIEQLVDYIMKNCLWQFHSRAWDREKQNEGILTKTMQILCDEPVEKETPQDKCYWVDAVILAEAYRQRYEWIHAMDKAELKLLMQGLKERMDYLTITGSLNEELTVPLY
- the anfK gene encoding Fe-only nitrogenase subunit beta, yielding MACELKEKERAGIINPIFTCQPCGSQFVSIGIKDCIGIVHGGQGCVMFVRLLFSQHFKESFEIASSSVHEDGAVFGALNRVEQAVDVLLMRYPHVKVVPIITTCSTEVIGDDIDGVITKLNNGLLKEKYPGREVYLIPIHAPSFKGSMVTGYDAAVKDVVSYFAKKGESNGKLNLITGWVNPGDVTELKHLLAAMEVDTTVLFEIESFDSPLMPDGNHVSHGNTTIEDLKGTANALGTIALNRYEGGQAAEYLESEFDVPAIIGPTPIGIRNTDSFLQKVKSLTGKSIPPSLVKERGIAIDAITDVAHLFLADKKVAIYGNPDLVIGLAEFCLDLGMKPMLLLLGDDRKDYPLDPRIKALQENVDYDMEIITNADLWELENRIKNEGLELDLILGHSKGRFTSIDNNIPMVRVGFPTYDRAGLHRYPVVGYAGAMWLAEAMANTLFTDMEYKKSKEWMLNVW
- a CDS encoding type 1 glutamine amidotransferase; translated protein: MRIHYLQHVPFENPAMLVTWAYERGHRLSGTHLYNFEAVPEPDQFDWLVIMGGPMNIYEEEQYPWLGYEKDCIRKAIEQEKVVLGICLGAQLIADVLGGKVTKNPVAEIGWLPVTLHKEKIQEKFFDGFPESFPVFQWHNDTFSMLGEEAVCIASSEGCPHQAFMYRDRVFGFQFHLESTAASINSLLYHCADELRPGPYVQTAQAIRENMGILAVVNSLMTEFLDRLAAYTASER
- a CDS encoding pyridoxamine 5'-phosphate oxidase family protein encodes the protein MEQISYTQRICHDQEKIERFLTEQRVGTLSMSDSSGIPYALPVNYVYWNGKIYIHGMGSGKKHAVLAKQPSVCFTVFEEFGTVTDAHPAKCDTAYLSVIIFGKALPVADTVEKTAALNRLLDKFLPGFFKSPLTGEFVEQYRSSFDNKTVMVYGIEVAELTAKENPVAGQNLFK
- the nifB gene encoding nitrogenase cofactor biosynthesis protein NifB, with the protein product MEQPCPMTGLSGEAVELAAKTAKHPCYSFEAHQKFARMHLPVAPVCNISCNYCNRKYDCVNESRPGVTSAVLTPEEALAKFTRVKAELPQLSVVGIAGPGDALANWRAVRKSIELIKAAAPDTIFCLSTNGLMLPRYAAEIMELGIRHVTVTVNCLEPAIGASIYHHVHYQGNYYVGESAANILINNQLTGIEQLAANGVLVKVNTVMIKAINGSHIPEVVKAVKERGAALSNIMPLIPAPGSVFRHFPQTSRKEVEALRDLCQSELPQMRHCQQCRADAIGLLNEDQSYKFRDAKKELPGNCQSKHGLYKVAVTSRNRRMIDLHYGYAEAFHIYETDGSRSTFLETRNVAKYCSGKATCEESEAVKAVVVQSFADCHAVLTMRIGYEAQKRLQERGIAVIESCAGVEEGLLHAFQVLEAARAPGIA
- a CDS encoding P-II family nitrogen regulator; the protein is MIMIRAIIRPEKRDEVLNELAAGGFNAATVLDVVGRGKQKGIKLAGVVYDEIPKTMIIMVVRAADQEAIANIILQTAKSGDQGLFGDGKIFVSPVEEVYTISSGKTGL
- a CDS encoding P-II family nitrogen regulator, whose protein sequence is MKEIIAVVRMGKVSATKRALVEAGVAGFTASKVLGRGKLVKDPAVIEARKQELLALNKSKDKQEAELLIDTFLNGVRLFPRRLFNVIAHDEDVPRIVQAIMAVNRTDNQVGDGKIFVLPLNDAIRVRTGETGDSAIW
- a CDS encoding substrate-binding domain-containing protein codes for the protein MSSNLYKPEEVAKILNISRFTVYSLIKRGELPAYRIGRSMRIESADLENYKRKSRSNELFTGHEGLPADHSAPAHYPGLIICGQDVILDVLSGHLEKQIPGVQFLRRYVGSISGLISLYNRTANIATTHLWDGDSDEYNVPFVRRYLPGQKACVVNLVSRVEGFYIAPGNPKNIKDWHDLTRPDIRFVNRNLGAGARVLLDEKLRKLNIDSRNIQGYSREELSHLAVASCVARGEADVGLGTEKAAMQVRNIEFIPLQKERYDLVILPQDINPQHFETLLSILRSDEFRKEVMGMSGYDISQMGEIIAEL
- the ylxM gene encoding YlxM family DNA-binding protein, translated to MLDKVLRMGFLYDFYGALLTEKQRQCLEMHYLSDLSLAEMAEQLGVTRQAVHDILRRAEQLLDEYETKLKLFERFQHEQQTISQVYGLISSLSDEVKQLEPVNRSLHILELLLDYGKEA
- the ffh gene encoding signal recognition particle protein encodes the protein MVFEGLADKLQQTFKKLRGRGKLTEADVNEAMREVRMALLEADVNFKVVKEFIAKIKERAIGQEVMGSLTPVQHVIKIVNDELTELMGGTQSRIAIASRPPTIVMMVGLQGAGKTTTVAKLANLLVKKQSKRPLLVAADIYRPAAIKQLQVLGEQLDVPVYAAEPGTKPVDIAKQALEYALAHTRDMVLIDTAGRLHINEELMQELKDIKREVKPHEILLVVDAMTGQDAVTVAESFNNELGVDGVILTKLDGDARGGAALSVRAVTGRPIKFAGMGEKLDALETFHPDRMASRILGMGDVLSLIEKAQSAIDLEQAQAMEKKLRKEEFTLDDFLEQLQQVRKLGSFEQILSMLPGMGNLKKLQDIEFDEKELVHVEAIIRSMTKKERRSPDIINGSRRKRIALGSGTRVQDVNRLLKQFTEARKMMKRFQEMQKGAKKGLGFKLPFMR
- the rpsP gene encoding 30S ribosomal protein S16 — protein: MAVKIRLKRMGAKKNPFYRVVVADSRSPRDGRFIETLGHYDSTVEPAVIKVDEEKAISWLQQGAQPTDTVKSLFKAVGIMKKWDEIKRAKKEA
- a CDS encoding KH domain-containing protein — protein: MKDLVEVIAKALVKNPEQVAVTELAEATGTVYELRVAPEDMGKVIGKQGRIAKALRTVVKAAATRENKKVTVEII
- a CDS encoding YlqD family protein; amino-acid sequence: MENMSLKCPVTIKAKVTETLKQRLAAEIQENIKKVDMELQQLEFHAKRALADQAKQDMQGLTAIRQQIDAERQKRLEFKNHMMEKLKETAQLELGAEIAQGTLERTVSVGIGDDLHKILGEEILIEDGIVIAFRR